One genomic region from Doryrhamphus excisus isolate RoL2022-K1 chromosome 14, RoL_Dexc_1.0, whole genome shotgun sequence encodes:
- the slc39a4 gene encoding zinc transporter ZIP4 isoform X1 — protein MQPQCDDVASPLLASPRLSSPLLASPRLSSPVLAVLQRTCNLSDAVRQILPKPHEGDAVDAVDASQLAALAAGCVLYLSSPGSTCAAAGRGGWGQEVQRFLHQVSSQERGDADTENCTGPGPGHADLYMDLHGLERVLGGLLRHQLATNQSCVTASVIMAEVGASGPRQTRAAGAVLGRVLHHVLRGGCVAGRPLPEEIFFLDDIMARLGSDRVTVADLEALMGSLGVGGGHTERRPHQGSNASWDQHCFSAHELVLIHRLGGGHAILDRSDVARLSPALVQQILSGACHATHPPAPDRLSTTERYLYATLANVVITLASMFGLVLLLCTSFTAVFQLCLRFCISLAVGSLTGDALLHLLPMFLGLHVHSEDSGDVGHPHQRHGGAGDAGAPDHVYKMLVLLAGIYCFYLMETIFSLLTHGRGHHADASPPHHCDHSRVVEMYQQDRKDKDDMRSASVAELVTEEEERVGQEASRADPPLLPYMVTLGDAIHNFADGLAMGAAFSLSWKSGVATSLAVLCHELPHELGDFAILLHSGMSVRRALLLNVGGAMSSFVGLYVALAVATDLATKQWIAAVTAGLFLYVGLADMLPALVHIDSRRPWLIFALQNVGLLSGWAILLVLSLYEENIGV, from the exons TGTAACCTCTCAGACGCTGTCCGCCAGATCCTCCCCAAGCCGCACGAAGGCGACGCCGTGGACGCCGTGGACGCCTCGCAGTTAGCCGCCTTAGCCGCCGGCTGCGTCCTCTACCTTTCTTCTCCCGGCTCCACGTGCGCCGCAGCCGGGCGGGGAGGGTGGGGCCAGGAGGTCCAGCGTTTCCTGCATCAGGTTTCCAGCCAGGAGCGTGGAGATGCGGACACGGAGAACTGCACGGGACCTGGACCGGGACACGCGGACCTCTACATGGACCTCCATGGGCTGGAACGCGTGCTTGGGGGCCTTCTACGCCACCAGTTGGCCACCAATCAG AGCTGCGTCACAGCGAGCGTCATCATGGCGGAGGTGGGCGCCTCAGGGCCCCGGCAGACCCGGGCGGCGGGCGCGGTCTTGGGCCGGGTCCTGCACCACGTCCTTCGAGGCGGGTGCGTGGCGGGCCGCCCCCTCCCCGAGGAGATCTTCTTCCTGGACGACATCATGGCCCGACTGGGCTCCGACCGGGTCACCGTGGCCG ACCTGGAGGCTCTCATGGGGTCCCTGGGCGTCGGGGGCGGACACACGGAGAGACGCCCCCACCAAGGCTCCAACGCCAGCTGGGATCAG CACTGCTTCTCCGCCCACGAGCTGGTGCTGATCCACCGCCTGGGAGGGGGCCACGCCATCCTGGACCGATCGGACGTGGCCCGGCTCAGCCCCGCGCTGGTCCAGCAGATCCTGAGCGGGGCCTGCCACGCCACTCATCCGCCCGCCCCAGACCGGCTCAGCACCACAGAAC GGTACCTTTACGCCACCCTGGCCAACGTGGTCATCACGCTGGCGTCCATGTTTGGCCTGGTGTTGCTGCTCTGCACGTCCTTCACCGCCGTCTTCCAGCTGTGCCTCCGCTTCTGCATCAGCCTGGCCGTGGGGTCCCTGACGGGGGACGCCTTGCTGCACCTGCTGCCCATG TTCCTAGGCCTCCACGTGCACTCTGAGGACTCGGGTGACGTGGGACACCCGCACCAACGCCATGGCGGGGCCGGTGATGCGGGGGCGCCCGACCACGTGTACAAGATGTTGGTGTTGTTGGCTGGGATCTACTGCTTCTACCTGATGGAGACCATCTTCTCGCTGCTCACGCACGGACGCGGCCATCACGCG GACGCCTCGCCCCCCCACCACTGTGACCACAGCAGAGTTGTGGAAATGTACCAACAGGACAGGAAAGACAAGGACGATATGCGCTCGGCATCAGTGGCAGAATTG GTGACGGAGGAAGAGGAGCGCGTCGGTCAGGAGGCCAGCAGAG CAGACCCCCCCCTGCTGCCCTACATGGTGACCCTGGGCGACGCCATCCACAACTTCGCCGACGGCCTGGCCATGGGCGCCGCCTTCTCCCTGTCGTGGAAGTCGGGCGTGGCCACGTCGCTGGCCGTGCTCTGCCACGAGCTGCCTCACGAGCTGGGAGACTTCGCCATCCTGCTGCACAGCGGCATGTCGGTGCGGCGGGCGCTGCTTCTCAACGTGGGCGGAGCCATGTCCTCCTTCGTCGGCCTTTACGTCGCTCTCGCCGTGGCCACCGACCTCGCCACCAAGCAGTGGATCGCCGCCGTCACCGCCGGCCTCTTTCTCTACGTGGGACTGGCTGACATG TTGCCCGCCTTGGTGCACATCGACTCCAGGAGACCCTGGCTGATATTCGCGTTGCAGAACGTGGGCCTCCTGAGCGGCTGGGCCATCCTCTTGGTGCTGTCGCTGTACGAGGAGAACATCGGCGTTTAG
- the slc39a4 gene encoding zinc transporter ZIP4 isoform X2, whose product MQPQCDDVASPLLASPRLSSPLLASPRLSSPVLAVLQRTCNLSDAVRQILPKPHEGDAVDAVDASQLAALAAGCVLYLSSPGSTCAAAGRGGWGQEVQRFLHQVSSQERGDADTENCTGPGPGHADLYMDLHGLERVLGGLLRHQLATNQSCVTASVIMAEVGASGPRQTRAAGAVLGRVLHHVLRGGCVAGRPLPEEIFFLDDIMARLGSDRVTVADLEALMGSLGVGGGHTERRPHQGSNASWDQHCFSAHELVLIHRLGGGHAILDRSDVARLSPALVQQILSGACHATHPPAPDRLSTTERYLYATLANVVITLASMFGLVLLLCTSFTAVFQLCLRFCISLAVGSLTGDALLHLLPMFLGLHVHSEDSGDVGHPHQRHGGAGDAGAPDHVYKMLVLLAGIYCFYLMETIFSLLTHGRGHHADASPPHHCDHSRVVEMYQQDRKDKDDMRSASVAELVTEEEERVGQEASRDPPLLPYMVTLGDAIHNFADGLAMGAAFSLSWKSGVATSLAVLCHELPHELGDFAILLHSGMSVRRALLLNVGGAMSSFVGLYVALAVATDLATKQWIAAVTAGLFLYVGLADMLPALVHIDSRRPWLIFALQNVGLLSGWAILLVLSLYEENIGV is encoded by the exons TGTAACCTCTCAGACGCTGTCCGCCAGATCCTCCCCAAGCCGCACGAAGGCGACGCCGTGGACGCCGTGGACGCCTCGCAGTTAGCCGCCTTAGCCGCCGGCTGCGTCCTCTACCTTTCTTCTCCCGGCTCCACGTGCGCCGCAGCCGGGCGGGGAGGGTGGGGCCAGGAGGTCCAGCGTTTCCTGCATCAGGTTTCCAGCCAGGAGCGTGGAGATGCGGACACGGAGAACTGCACGGGACCTGGACCGGGACACGCGGACCTCTACATGGACCTCCATGGGCTGGAACGCGTGCTTGGGGGCCTTCTACGCCACCAGTTGGCCACCAATCAG AGCTGCGTCACAGCGAGCGTCATCATGGCGGAGGTGGGCGCCTCAGGGCCCCGGCAGACCCGGGCGGCGGGCGCGGTCTTGGGCCGGGTCCTGCACCACGTCCTTCGAGGCGGGTGCGTGGCGGGCCGCCCCCTCCCCGAGGAGATCTTCTTCCTGGACGACATCATGGCCCGACTGGGCTCCGACCGGGTCACCGTGGCCG ACCTGGAGGCTCTCATGGGGTCCCTGGGCGTCGGGGGCGGACACACGGAGAGACGCCCCCACCAAGGCTCCAACGCCAGCTGGGATCAG CACTGCTTCTCCGCCCACGAGCTGGTGCTGATCCACCGCCTGGGAGGGGGCCACGCCATCCTGGACCGATCGGACGTGGCCCGGCTCAGCCCCGCGCTGGTCCAGCAGATCCTGAGCGGGGCCTGCCACGCCACTCATCCGCCCGCCCCAGACCGGCTCAGCACCACAGAAC GGTACCTTTACGCCACCCTGGCCAACGTGGTCATCACGCTGGCGTCCATGTTTGGCCTGGTGTTGCTGCTCTGCACGTCCTTCACCGCCGTCTTCCAGCTGTGCCTCCGCTTCTGCATCAGCCTGGCCGTGGGGTCCCTGACGGGGGACGCCTTGCTGCACCTGCTGCCCATG TTCCTAGGCCTCCACGTGCACTCTGAGGACTCGGGTGACGTGGGACACCCGCACCAACGCCATGGCGGGGCCGGTGATGCGGGGGCGCCCGACCACGTGTACAAGATGTTGGTGTTGTTGGCTGGGATCTACTGCTTCTACCTGATGGAGACCATCTTCTCGCTGCTCACGCACGGACGCGGCCATCACGCG GACGCCTCGCCCCCCCACCACTGTGACCACAGCAGAGTTGTGGAAATGTACCAACAGGACAGGAAAGACAAGGACGATATGCGCTCGGCATCAGTGGCAGAATTG GTGACGGAGGAAGAGGAGCGCGTCGGTCAGGAGGCCAGCAGAG ACCCCCCCCTGCTGCCCTACATGGTGACCCTGGGCGACGCCATCCACAACTTCGCCGACGGCCTGGCCATGGGCGCCGCCTTCTCCCTGTCGTGGAAGTCGGGCGTGGCCACGTCGCTGGCCGTGCTCTGCCACGAGCTGCCTCACGAGCTGGGAGACTTCGCCATCCTGCTGCACAGCGGCATGTCGGTGCGGCGGGCGCTGCTTCTCAACGTGGGCGGAGCCATGTCCTCCTTCGTCGGCCTTTACGTCGCTCTCGCCGTGGCCACCGACCTCGCCACCAAGCAGTGGATCGCCGCCGTCACCGCCGGCCTCTTTCTCTACGTGGGACTGGCTGACATG TTGCCCGCCTTGGTGCACATCGACTCCAGGAGACCCTGGCTGATATTCGCGTTGCAGAACGTGGGCCTCCTGAGCGGCTGGGCCATCCTCTTGGTGCTGTCGCTGTACGAGGAGAACATCGGCGTTTAG